A genomic window from Heptranchias perlo isolate sHepPer1 chromosome 20, sHepPer1.hap1, whole genome shotgun sequence includes:
- the elmod3 gene encoding ELMO domain-containing protein 3 has protein sequence MDGDQLCRIEAKEKVLNFPGSGNCASGTLQEQHSHRNGVLGFCLRPHVTEDACNGKAVLKSIPISTLKQNGLLQSLTAGVDENKHEVEVTLEVLQAEAEWEALETVHRGFPLEEREGPNDITGCTPLISFNEALQHFQTADLSEHRKNIQPTLRRTGFSAITHFLFGPPRLHKELQEERDLVFAIGQCSLDNDQKVHLRVLQTIYKKLTGAKFDCARYGSHWEQLGFQGTDPGTDLRGTGFLGLMHTLYMVMDLQTLPLARDIYKLSQHQTQNFPFSLMSINITRITIQALREECLTKDCNRRQQVIGVLNDFYVAAFLHLYQIWKTQHKTISDSGFVLKEVEMFAKKNPKQLLKRLETYLMERQNGTVQPADKVSLTSNHTMGGMKPKTTSATNTKEMNFLGVCELEPEPEGEVRLI, from the exons ATGGACGGGGACCAGCTCTGCAGAATTGAGGCGAAGGAGAAG GTGTTGAACTTTCCTGGTAGTGGGAATTGTGCTTCTGGGACCCTTCAAGAACAGCACAGCCACAGAAAT GGTGTGCTGGGCTTCTGTCTGCGCCCTCATGTGACTGAAGATGCATGCAACGGGAAAGCAGTGCTGAAATCTATACCT ATTTCTACATTGAAGCAAAATGGCCTTTTACAGTCTCTCACAGCTGGAGTGGATGAAAATAAACATGAAG TGGAGGTGACTTTGGAGGTGTTGCAGGCAGAAGCAGAATGGGAGGCTTTGGAAACTGTGCACAGAG gGTTTCCGTTGGAGGAACGAGAAG GTCCAAATGACATAACTGGATGCACCCCGCTCATCTCCTTTAATGAAGCGCTTCAGCATTTTCAAACGGCTGATCTCTCTGAGCACAGG AAGAACATCCAGCCAACCCTGCGGAGGACAGGGTTTTCTGCCATCACTCATTTCCTCTTTGGCCCACCACGGTTGCACAAGGAGTTACAGGAAGAGCGGGACCTGGTGTTTGCGATTGGCCAGT GCTCCCTGGACAACGATCAGAAAGTTCACCTTCGAGTTTTGCAGACAATTTACAAGAAACTGACTGGGGCGAAATTTGACTGCGCACGATATGGGTCACACTGGGAACAGTTGGGATTTCAAG GTACAGATCCAGGGACTGACCTGCGTGGGACAGGATTCCTCGGCCTGATGCACACCTTGTACATGGTGATGGACCTGCAGACTCTACCTTTGGCTCGTGATATTTACAAACTGTCACAGCACCAGACACAA AATTTCCCTTTCAGTCTAATGTCCATTAACATCACCAGAATCACTATCCAGGCTCTGAGGGAAGAATGTCTGACCAA AGATTGTAACCGAAGGCAGCAGGTGATTGGAGTCCTTAATGATTTCTACGTGGCAGCATTCCTGCATCTTTATCAGATTTGGAAAACACAGCACAAAACCATCTCTGATTCAGGATTTGTTCTCAAAG AGGTTGAAATGTTTGCCAAAAAGAATCCAAAACAACTCCTCAAAAGGCTGGAAACGTATTTGATGGAGCGTCAGAATGGTACGGTTCAGCCAGCAGACAAGGTGTCCCTGACTTCTAACCACACAATGGGCGGGATGAAACCAAAAACGACATCTGCCACAAACACCAAAGAGATGAACTTTCTGGGCGTGTGTGAGCTGGAACCAGAACCTGAGGGCGAGGTGCGGCTAATCtga